In Acropora palmata chromosome 7, jaAcrPala1.3, whole genome shotgun sequence, one genomic interval encodes:
- the LOC141886915 gene encoding uncharacterized protein LOC141886915, protein MEEVQLHSFLKKYPNLVPHVFPTDAERVVSGKEIKESFSFEDNLNEEQQRTVEFFKTYIDDIDGVEGGSKLRTLLTFWTGESAFKASSGHLLIKFDEAENNLPMSETCFRSITLPTKHEQYMEFKRNMDIALKYIF, encoded by the exons ATGGAAGAAGTACAGCTGCACAGCTTTCTCAAAAAGTACCCAAACCTGGTGCCCCATGTCTTCCCAACTGATGCAGAACGTGTGGTCAGtggaaaggaaataaaagagTCATTCTCTTTTGAGGACAATTTAAATGAAGAACAACAACGAACTGTTGAGTTCTTTAAAACCTACATTGATGACATTGATGGTGTTGAAG GAGGTTCAAAGCTAAGAACATTGCTGACATTTTGGACTGGGGAAAGTGCATTCAAGGCAAGCAGTGGACACCTTCTCATAAAGTTTGACGAGGCAGAAAACAACTTGCCCATGTCTGAGACCTGTTTTCGGTCTATCACTCTACCTACCAAACATGAGCAGTACATGGAGTTTAAACGAAACATGGACATTGCactgaaatatatattttaa